A stretch of Eleutherodactylus coqui strain aEleCoq1 chromosome 2, aEleCoq1.hap1, whole genome shotgun sequence DNA encodes these proteins:
- the LOC136610853 gene encoding nucleoplasmin-like isoform X2 has product MSRQHFSLSSIYSELAAKQECEVWGCELSSSCRKFVFDVEDDFRVHLLGLWTICIGNAEDELHLIAVEGDQTQWQQVTVAALRPSLLPMVNVNGLEITPPVSFLLTSGSGPVYISGQHMMLHDFDLSQEENGSLGSAGEQPPDVCCHDAFKKGNYRSSEDLCATLVAADRQKDDSDEEQSSV; this is encoded by the exons ATGTCCAGGCAACATTTCAGTCTGTCCAGCATTTACTCAGAGCTGGCTGCCAAGCAAGAGTGTGAAGTATGGG GCTGTGAACTCAGTTCGTCATGCAGGAAGTTTGTATTTGACGTTGAAGATGATTTCCGGGTACATCTTCTGGGATTGTGGACG ATTTGCATTGGAAATGCAGAAGACGAGCTCCACCTGATTGCAGTAGAAGGTGATCAAACCCAGTGGCAGCAGGTGACGGTCGCTGCTCTCCGGCCTTCTCTCCTCCCTATG GTTAATGTAAACGGCCTGGAGATTACACCGCCTGTCTCGTTCCTTCTGACCTCCGGCTCGGGCCCGGTCTACATCTCCGGACAGCATATGATGT TGCATGACTTTGACTTGTCTCAAGAAGAAAATGGATCCTTAGG gtcagcaggtgagcaacctccagatgtatgctgtcatgatgccttcaagaaagggaattatcg ctcctctgaagacctgtgtGCCACCCTGGTAGCAGCTGACAGACAAAAAGATGACAGCGACGAGGAGCAATCTTCTG tTTGA